CATTCGCGGTGGTGGGGAAGGTCAGTTTGACAAACTCCTGGCCTCTGCATTCCAGCTTTCTAAAAACTCGACCCTGTGTGCTTCTGTTTTGCAGTGCTGCCATCATTCACCAAAATGCCCCACGACATCGCCATCCGGGCTGGCACCATGGCCCGCCTTGAGTGTGCTGCCACTGGCCACCCTAACCCCCAGATTGCCTGGCAGAAGGATGGAGGCACAGACTTCCCTGCTGCTCGTGAGCGACGCATGCATGTCATGCCAGACGACGatgtgtttttcatcactgatGTGAAGATAGATGACATGGGGGTTTATAGCTGTACCGCCCAGAACTCGGCCGGGTCCATTTCAGCGAACGCCACCCTGACTGTCCTAGGTTCGACTATAGATACactgagagagaagagagtgtgtgtgtgagagagagagagagagtgtgtgtgtgtgtgtgtgtgtgtgagtgagagagagagagagtgtgtgtgcgtgtgtgtgtgtgtgtgagagagagagagagtgtgtgtgtgcacgtgcatctGTGTACGTGTGAGAGGGAGAGATATTCTTACTTATCCTAGGTACCTAGGGGCAAGTTTCCCTCAAACTGTTCTGTGAAGCCTAGAGTAGGTGAGTGTGGTAGgctgtttctttgtttaaaattttaggcTTCTAAGATTTTCTTAAACAAGTGGTTCCATCTGTTTAAGGAAAATAAGATAGCCAGTGAATTAGCAGAGCGTTTACAGGGCTTAGGTAGAAGACACTCTACCTATAGACCTGCCCTCTAGTCGGGCAGGATGGATTTGGTCTGGGTCAAGGATAAACTTGGGCCTGTCACAGGGCAGTCTGAGAACCATAGGGGCTTCTGTGGCTGGAGGTTAGTTCATCCCCAGAAGAGTAATGATTTAGTCATCCTGGTAGAAAATCTTCCGAAAAGCTTGCCACTCTGTTAAAAGATCTTAGATGGCATTTCACTGATGTCTTGGATTTTCCTTGGTCCAGGAGACAAGGCAGAGGTATAGCAGCTGAGGCCCACAGAATAACTGTAAGACCTCCACTGACTTCTTGCAGAAACCCCGTCCTTGGCGGTGCCCTTGGAGGACCGTGTGGCATCCGTGGGAGAAACGGTGGCTCTCCAGTGCAAAGCGACTGGAAGCCCTCCCCCCCGCATCACCTGGCTCAAGGGGGACCGGCCCCTGATCCTCACCGAGCGGCACCACTTCACCCCCGGCAACCAGCTGCTGGTCGTTCAGAACGTGGTGGTGGAAGATGCAGGCCGGTACACCTGCGAGATGTCCAACGCCCTGGGCACCGAGCGTGCTCACAGCCATCTGAGCGTCCTGCCCACTCCGGGGTGCAGGAAGGACGGCACCACTGTGGGCATCTTCACCATCGCCGTGGTGTGCAGTATCGTGCTGACGTCCCTGGTCTGGGTGTGCATCATCTATCAGACCAGGAAGAAGAGTGAGGAGTACAGTGTCACTAACACAGGTTAGCTGCTGTGGCGGCGGTGACtcacagggaaggggaaaagcAGGGACATTTGTGAAGGAGGCCAGGGCCAGAGGCTTCTTTGAGAATCTCAGGATATTCAGAACTCCTCTAGAACCTTTAGGAATGTGGAGTCACTCGGGACAGCTGAGGCTTTGGTCTCGATGACACCATTCTATCATCTTTCAGGAATTGCACATTATGATGGGAATGCTGTCAAATACACTATGAACTCTGCAGTTTTCTGAGGCATCCTTGGCACTTGCTTTGCTGCCACGTGGTAGACTGTTGCTGCAGTGACCTCACAGGTCCCTTCTTCTCTCAGTTCTGTCTCCTTTCCCATCGCTGTGCTTTGTCTTTTGCGGACTCGGACACCTCTCCCACCTGGATGTAGAGTCAGGCTGAGCAGGTCCTGGGAGGGCTTCTCCAGTGCACAGACTCCACAGGGTGTCCCTTGACAGCGGCTGCTGGGGTCTCCTGTGTCTGCCTTTGTTGTCACCTCGAAGGATTGGGACCCCTGGTGTTTGACTGTCCTGTCTCCTTGCAGATGAAACCATCGTGCCACCAGATGTTCCGAGCTACCTCTCTTCTCAGGGGACCCTTTCTGACCGACAGGAAACCATGGTCAGGACTGAGGGTGGCCACCAGGCCAATGGGCACATCGAGAGCAACGGTAAGGCCTCAGCCCCCGGGGCTGCTGCCAGCTCTGGCCTGGGGCAGCTGCCTGGTATCCCATCAAGCATATGTGGTGACCTGGCAGGCTGGATGACTCAAGCCTTCTCTTGGGGTTTTTTGGACTTGACCTGTGCGAGTTCTGCAAGGTTTTAAAATCTCCGTCCCCGAGGAAGTCACTGTATTGGGATAGGGTGGGAGAGGGTGGGACTCCTAGTCCGGATAGGGTAGGACTGCCTGAAATAAGAGCAGTGAAGGACGTGCCAGGTACTGCAACCAAGGCACTCGTTGTGCAGGGGAAGCGCCCAGGTCTGTTGTTCCAGTCTCTCAGAGTACAGAGTGCCCACAAGAGGAGGGGAGGCTGAGCCGCCCTTGCTAGGGGCAAGTTTATCCTTGCCAAGAACTCACCATCACGGCTCTGAATGCTGAAAGGCCTGCCTGCTGGGAAGGCAGTATTCGAAAAGGCTCCTTGCTGGACTTCTTGCTTAGTCCAATAACCCAGCACTGGAAAGAACACTTTGAAAAATGTCCCTGTTCTGGTAGCCTTGCCCGTTCTCACGGCTTCCTGTGAAGTGCTGACTAAGCCTGGAGTTTCTAACCGTGTGGGAGTCTGTTGCAGGTGTTTGTCCAAGCGACACAGGCCTCTTTCCAGAGGTGGAAGCTCACGGCATTACGTGCAGGCAGCCCAAGCTCTGCGTCGGGTACACGAAGGAGCAGTGGAAAGTGGTGGAGAAGGCCGATGGCACACCTGGTCCACAGAAGATGATGGGTATGAGATGCTTTCGTCAGGAAAAGTATTTTGCTCTTGAAATCAAAATTTGGGTTGGCCTACTCATTAAGTGAAAGTTGGGGGGAGACATAATTGATGTCAGACTGTCTTAGAATTTGGCATTCAATATATAAACAGGAAGCTGTGGCCTGCCTCTTTTTAAATCCCAGAATAGGATGTCTGTCTCTTAAAAACTATGGTGTGATAAGCCTGAGCGTGAGTTTTCTAGATTTATAAGTGACTGAAATAAAGGGTTAAGGCCCAAACCAGAGTCCCTTTTCACCAGGGCCGCTGTGAGGCTAAATTTCTAATTGTTCAGAAGACTTCTGACACTAAATGCTGCGTGGTCAcacaaatgggattttttttttgttccctgAGATCAGAGTGTGTGACTTCATGCTCTGATTAAGAAATTAAGCCGAAACGTTTCAACGTGGAAGGGCTCTGTTCTTCATTAATGGCTCGGTGTTTGCCCAAGTCCTTTTCCTGTGAACAGATTTGGCAGGGGGGGTCGATCAAAGCAGGGCTCGGGCCTTACGGCTGCAGAGCTGAGCAGCCTGTCCTCTGCGCGGGACGGAGACTTGCGTGGCGATGGGGCTCATCCGTCTCTGGCTCTGTCTGCAGAGCCCGGCGGCCCGGCGGTGTGCGCCGACTACAGCAGCGACACGCACACTTACTCCGAGGAGCAGGCCTTCTGTCCTCAGCCTGTGCCCAGAGACAGTGCACAGCCAGGAACCCTGAGCGGCCTGGAGCCCAGCCCGAGTGACCACCCGCACTCTCCACAGCAGCAGAGCAGCGGGGCTGCTGACGGGTCCCGTAGCCGCTGCAGGGGGTCCCTCTACCCCAGTAACCACGACAGAATGCTGGCAGCCTTGAAGAAGCCAGCAGCGCCTCTAGATGGGAAAGGTAACGTGGCACTATCTTCCGAGGCAGCAGCAGGGGGCGAGGAGCGCGGACTCGGCCGGGCCGGAGGGGGGGCTGACGtggcctcttccttctcttccttctaggGGCCTCCTCTTGGACGATAGCACGGTTGTGTGACCTGGACCCCTCAGACCTGCAGCCTTCGTGTGCGTTAACTCTGGGCAAGCCTGAGCTCACGGAAGCTGCCTCGGGCTTTCCTGATGTGCCCAGCGAAGGCCAGCACTTGCTTCTTTCCAATGGACACCTCCCCCAAGCCTGTGACTCCGGTTCTGAGTCCACACCAGTGACGGGACAGCCGCCTGGGAGACGGAGCGCACCGCTGCTGTTTGCACCCAAAAGCTAGGCTTTGTCTACCTCGGCTCTTGTGGCGTCGATGTCTACAGGAAGGAGAGGTGGGTGAGGGAGCCTGGCGGCTTCAAGCATCACTGATTTGTACATAGTTTTCACCTCCGTGTGGAGCGTCAGCAGTTTGAAGGACTTGCAGCTGAAGCACAGAAATGCAAGAGGCTATTGTGTACAAAAGGCAGAAAAGTATTTGATACCCTTGTACATAAGAGTTTGCAGAGAtggcatatatattatatatatcttttacAGAGGCTATTTTAATCTTTAGTGCATGgttaacagaaaaaaactgtacgattttgacaatattatttttcataccaGGTTGCTGTTTAATTTTGGAGCAGGGGGGATAGTTCTGGTGCCTTAATGCATGGATGGAGCTCCTAGGAGCTACAAACCACATTTGTTCACAGGAGTtttgggggggatgggagggagggaagtgaaGGTCCTTGGCTTGGTATTGCACTTGGGAGGGCAGACCCCCCCCCCTTGCGTGCTTTACCGTCAGAGAGACTGTTGGCATTGGAAGTAACGTCATGTCAGTATTGCTTGTGTGTGGATGGCCTCGCAGCGACCTCCCCGTAGAGCCCAGAGGGGCAGATGTCATGTTCCTCTGCAGTGATGGACTTCTCGTAGGTTTAAGTTCCTTCTCTAACAAGTGGAATGGAATGGAGGTTGTTAATCCACCACAAGCAAACTGGTTCAAACAATTAAGCActgcctttcctcttccttctgtgatAAAGGCGAATGTGGTCTTGTCAGTATCCTTCGATGGTCATTTGAGGCTTTTTAATAAGACAGATAGAGGCTGCTGGTGTTGGTACCTGTGGATTTTTCAATAGCGATGTTTTAGTTCTGCGGATACAATCAATATTACATCGGCCTTGGGGGAGGAAAACGGAGTCCCTCCTTTTCAGGGCTAGGAGTCTTTACTGAGGGTGCAGAGCAGGCCTGTCCATTTCCTTCCCTCGCACAG
This genomic interval from Lagenorhynchus albirostris chromosome 10, mLagAlb1.1, whole genome shotgun sequence contains the following:
- the LRIG1 gene encoding leucine-rich repeats and immunoglobulin-like domains protein 1 isoform X7, which encodes MARAPKTPNSPEGFSKAFLKARHLEYNSLTEVNSGSLYGLTALHQLHLGNNSISRIHRDGWSFCQKLHELILSFNNLTRLDEESLADLSSLSILRLGHNSISHIAEGAFRGLKSLRVLDLDHNEISGTIEDTSGAFTGLDSLSKLTLSGNKIKSVAKRAFSGLEGLEHLNLGENAIRSVQFDAFVKMKNLKELHISSDSFLCDCQLKWLPPWLLSRTLQGFVTATCAHPESLKGQSIFAVPPESFVCDDVPKPQIITQPETTTAVVGKDVRFTCSAASSSSSPMTFAWKKDNEVLANADMENFAHVRAQDGEVMEYTTILHLRRVTFGHEGRYQCVITNHFGSTYSHKARLTVNVLPSFTKMPHDIAIRAGTMARLECAATGHPNPQIAWQKDGGTDFPAARERRMHVMPDDDVFFITDVKIDDMGVYSCTAQNSAGSISANATLTVLETPSLAVPLEDRVASVGETVALQCKATGSPPPRITWLKGDRPLILTERHHFTPGNQLLVVQNVVVEDAGRYTCEMSNALGTERAHSHLSVLPTPGCRKDGTTVGIFTIAVVCSIVLTSLVWVCIIYQTRKKSEEYSVTNTDETIVPPDVPSYLSSQGTLSDRQETMVRTEGGHQANGHIESNGVCPSDTGLFPEVEAHGITCRQPKLCVGYTKEQWKVVEKADGTPGPQKMMEPGGPAVCADYSSDTHTYSEEQAFCPQPVPRDSAQPGTLSGLEPSPSDHPHSPQQQSSGAADGSRSRCRGSLYPSNHDRMLAALKKPAAPLDGKGASSWTIARLCDLDPSDLQPSCALTLGKPELTEAASGFPDVPSEGQHLLLSNGHLPQACDSGSESTPVTGQPPGRRSAPLLFAPKS
- the LRIG1 gene encoding leucine-rich repeats and immunoglobulin-like domains protein 1 isoform X8, with the translated sequence MCLLQFLGQVQERDPGWGESRDLDHNEISGTIEDTSGAFTGLDSLSKLTLSGNKIKSVAKRAFSGLEGLEHLNLGENAIRSVQFDAFVKMKNLKELHISSDSFLCDCQLKWLPPWLLSRTLQGFVTATCAHPESLKGQSIFAVPPESFVCDDVPKPQIITQPETTTAVVGKDVRFTCSAASSSSSPMTFAWKKDNEVLANADMENFAHVRAQDGEVMEYTTILHLRRVTFGHEGRYQCVITNHFGSTYSHKARLTVNVLPSFTKMPHDIAIRAGTMARLECAATGHPNPQIAWQKDGGTDFPAARERRMHVMPDDDVFFITDVKIDDMGVYSCTAQNSAGSISANATLTVLETPSLAVPLEDRVASVGETVALQCKATGSPPPRITWLKGDRPLILTERHHFTPGNQLLVVQNVVVEDAGRYTCEMSNALGTERAHSHLSVLPTPGCRKDGTTVGIFTIAVVCSIVLTSLVWVCIIYQTRKKSEEYSVTNTDETIVPPDVPSYLSSQGTLSDRQETMVRTEGGHQANGHIESNGVCPSDTGLFPEVEAHGITCRQPKLCVGYTKEQWKVVEKADGTPGPQKMMEPGGPAVCADYSSDTHTYSEEQAFCPQPVPRDSAQPGTLSGLEPSPSDHPHSPQQQSSGAADGSRSRCRGSLYPSNHDRMLAALKKPAAPLDGKGASSWTIARLCDLDPSDLQPSCALTLGKPELTEAASGFPDVPSEGQHLLLSNGHLPQACDSGSESTPVTGQPPGRRSAPLLFAPKS
- the LRIG1 gene encoding leucine-rich repeats and immunoglobulin-like domains protein 1 isoform X6 — translated: MSVLCKIALFASLPPLAPVRNLDHLLRSVRMMQHNRIRSVEGSQLKAYVSLEVLDLSSNNITEIRSTCFPHGLPIKELNLASNRISTLESGAFDGLSRSLLTLRLSKNRITQLPVKAFKLPRLTQLDLNRNRIRLIEGLTFQGLDSLEVLRLQRNNISRLTDGAFWGLARMQALHLEYNSLTEVNSGSLYGLTALHQLHLGNNSISRIHRDGWSFCQKLHELILSFNNLTRLDEESLADLSSLSILRLGHNSISHIAEGAFRGLKSLRVLDLDHNEISGTIEDTSGAFTGLDSLSKLTLSGNKIKSVAKRAFSGLEGLEHLNLGENAIRSVQFDAFVKMKNLKELHISSDSFLCDCQLKWLPPWLLSRTLQGFVTATCAHPESLKGQSIFAVPPESFVCDDVPKPQIITQPETTTAVVGKDVRFTCSAASSSSSPMTFAWKKDNEVLANADMENFAHVRAQDGEVMEYTTILHLRRVTFGHEGRYQCVITNHFGSTYSHKARLTVNVLPSFTKMPHDIAIRAGTMARLECAATGHPNPQIAWQKDGGTDFPAARERRMHVMPDDDVFFITDVKIDDMGVYSCTAQNSAGSISANATLTVLETPSLAVPLEDRVASVGETVALQCKATGSPPPRITWLKGDRPLILTERHHFTPGNQLLVVQNVVVEDAGRYTCEMSNALGTERAHSHLSVLPTPGCRKDGTTVGIFTIAVVCSIVLTSLVWVCIIYQTRKKSEEYSVTNTDETIVPPDVPSYLSSQGTLSDRQETMVRTEGGHQANGHIESNGVCPSDTGLFPEVEAHGITCRQPKLCVGYTKEQWKVVEKADGTPGPQKMMEPGGPAVCADYSSDTHTYSEEQAFCPQPVPRDSAQPGTLSGLEPSPSDHPHSPQQQSSGAADGSRSRCRGSLYPSNHDRMLAALKKPAAPLDGKGASSWTIARLCDLDPSDLQPSCALTLGKPELTEAASGFPDVPSEGQHLLLSNGHLPQACDSGSESTPVTGQPPGRRSAPLLFAPKS